In the genome of Dermatobacter hominis, the window GCTTCGTGCTCGCGCTGGCGGAGGGGTCCGTGCGACTGCTCGAGCTCGGCCCCGACTACGGACCGATCGAGGTGGAGGTGCCCGACCTCCCGGCCAGCGCCGCGGCGGCCACCCATCACCACAAGATCACCGACCACGTGCAGAAGGGCTCGCTGAGCGGCGACGACGGCAGCAAGATCCGGCTCCGCCAGTACGCCCGGGCGGTCGACGCCGCCATCCGTCCGCTCGTCAGGGGCCACGAGCTCCCCCTGCTCCTGGCCGCCGCCGAGCCGACCGCCAGCGCGTTCCGCGCCGTGAACACGTCGCCCGAGCTCGAGGACATCGGCCTGGAGGGCAGCCCGGAGAAGATCGACGACCTCCAGATCGCCCGCGAGGCCCGCGAGGTGCTGGCGAAGGTCTACGAGGAGGACCTCCAGCAGCTCGCGGACCTGTTCTCGCTGCGCGACGGCCAGGACCGCGTGCAGACCGACGTCTCCGACCTCGCCCGGTCCGCGACGTACGGCCAGATCGACACGCTGGTCGTCGACATCGACCAGATCGTGTGGGGCCGGGTCGACGACGACGGTGCCGTGACGTTCGCCGACGAGGGCGACGAGGGCGCCGCGGACATCATCGACGAGGTCGTGCGCCGGGTGCTGGCCTCGGACGGCACCGTCCTGGCCGTCCGGGCCGAGGACGTCTACCGCGGCGGCGCCGCCGCAGCCGTCCTCCGCTACGCCTGACCCCGGGCCCGGGCCCGGGCCCGGTCAGTAGAGGTTGTTCGCGTAGTCCTGCTCGAGGCCCTCGGCGAGCGGCGCCTCCTCGATGAACTGCCGCACCAGGTCCGCCTCCTCGCCCGGGTCCTCGTTCAGCTTCACGTGGTCGGTCCAGATGCGGCTGCCGCGCGGCAGGTCGCCGAGCGCGACGCGCCGCGACGGGTCCCACACGCCGGCCGCGGCCACGGCCGGCTCGGTCCGCAGCTCGGCGTGGTCAACGTCGAGCACGATCGCCGCGGCCGGGACCTTCCCGCTGACCACCAGCGGCTCCAGCAGCCCGGGCTCGTCGGTGACCCGGGCCCGGCCGCGCAGCTCGACGACCCGGTCGTCGCCCGCGACGAACGCCAGCACCGCGAGCCCCGGGCTCGACACGAGGTTGTGCAGCGTGTCGGTGCGCCGGTTGCCGGGGCGGTCGGGGATGACCACCGTGCGGTCGTCGACCACGTGGAGGAACCCGGCCGGATCGCCCTTGGGGCTGACGTCGGCGCCGCCGTCGTCGAAGCGGTCCGCCGGGTCCTGCGAGAACAGCGCCACGAACCGGCAGCGGGCGAGGTGGTCGCGCACGCCCGGGTCCGCGAGCCCGGTCCCGGCCGACGCTGCGCTGCCCGCCGGCTCGACGTCGTCCCAGAGCCGGGACCGGATGACGGCCTTGGCGCAGTGGAGGAACACCTCCCGCACCTCGATCCGGGGCGTCGGCGCGAGGCGCAGCACGCCGTTGACGCGCAGCGTCTCGCCGTAGCCGGGCACGAGGGACAGCGCACCGACCGGCGCCCCGTCGACGAGGTCCGCCACGTCGAGCGAGCCGCTGGCGGTCCCGGCGCCGAGGACCAGGACCTGCGGACCGTCGGCCCGGCAGACGCCGGCACCGCCGCCCACCGCCCGCACGCGGGGTGCGCCGTCGGCGCCGACCGAGCCCACCACCGTGAGCGGCGAGCGGGCGAGGAGCG includes:
- a CDS encoding baeRF11 domain-containing protein codes for the protein MHVHQPTPGEIEQLLSDRGDARATIYLATSPVTDRTDAERIAYKDAVARAVAALHEAGVDKRRVAGFEELLGELDEDPLYWDHQARTLAVFTDGEVLRSYHLANELTPVVKVTDRYFVKPLLRSVTFPQACFVLALAEGSVRLLELGPDYGPIEVEVPDLPASAAAATHHHKITDHVQKGSLSGDDGSKIRLRQYARAVDAAIRPLVRGHELPLLLAAAEPTASAFRAVNTSPELEDIGLEGSPEKIDDLQIAREAREVLAKVYEEDLQQLADLFSLRDGQDRVQTDVSDLARSATYGQIDTLVVDIDQIVWGRVDDDGAVTFADEGDEGAADIIDEVVRRVLASDGTVLAVRAEDVYRGGAAAAVLRYA
- a CDS encoding pyridoxamine 5'-phosphate oxidase family protein; this encodes MSPIVDAASLEAVVGERPAIGHLKSIRFLDAHCDALLARSPLTVVGSVGADGAPRVRAVGGGAGVCRADGPQVLVLGAGTASGSLDVADLVDGAPVGALSLVPGYGETLRVNGVLRLAPTPRIEVREVFLHCAKAVIRSRLWDDVEPAGSAASAGTGLADPGVRDHLARCRFVALFSQDPADRFDDGGADVSPKGDPAGFLHVVDDRTVVIPDRPGNRRTDTLHNLVSSPGLAVLAFVAGDDRVVELRGRARVTDEPGLLEPLVVSGKVPAAAIVLDVDHAELRTEPAVAAAGVWDPSRRVALGDLPRGSRIWTDHVKLNEDPGEEADLVRQFIEEAPLAEGLEQDYANNLY